In a single window of the Anabas testudineus chromosome 19, fAnaTes1.2, whole genome shotgun sequence genome:
- the gpam gene encoding glycerol-3-phosphate acyltransferase 1, mitochondrial, whose amino-acid sequence MELSDGLLLQVNNGEQWCNHWKHPTDDSDRSTSPSVLRSVASTWKEGLLNRKRPFVGRCCHSCTPQSWEKLFNPSIPSLGLRNLIYINETHTRQRGWLARRLSYVLFVMERDVNKDMFTRNIVDNVLNNSSVKTAIVNVATDFDTAVIQPGQEQKAVNKVKRKARAFLQEMVANISPAFIRLTGWVLLRLFNGFFWSIQIHKGQLEMVKKAATEQNVPMVFLPVHKSHIDYLLITLILFCHNIKAPHIAAGNNLSIPVLSTLIRKLGGFFIRRKMEETATGKKDILYRSLLHAYTEEMLIQQQFLEIYLEGTRSRSGKPSVPRAGMLSIVVDTMCNGSISDVLVVPVGISYDRIIEGNYNSEQLGKPKKNESWWGIACGVFRMMRKNYGCVRVDFNQPFSLKEYLDTQRSRHIPPPVSLEHTLMPTIISAQPDAQLFEEPEEEQMNRELPDDISRRQLINNLAKHVLFTANKSSAIMSTHIVACLLLYRHRQGVVLSKLVEDFFNMKEEILSRDFDLGFSGNSEDVVMRALHLLGNCVNVTGSANRNGEFTIAPSQTVPALFELNFYSNGLFHVFISDAIIACSILSLQREMVVESDSDHQSGAPSTLLLSQERLIRKAAGLSHFLINEVAVAPPCQTIYQVFHDAVTRLIQYGVLYVAEEDQEELSPSPTEEPWPKKFPEPLSWRSDEEDEDSDFGEEQRDRYLKVSVSTEHQEFFVFLQQLLSPVLEAYSGAAIFIHSLSQPMAESDYTQGLFRYLLTRTERGVAAYGESATHYLVKNTVRTFKELGVLKERRENKVTTLELSGTFLPQANRNKLLQYILGFALL is encoded by the exons ATGGAGCTGTCAGATGGCTTGTTGCTGCAAGTCAACAATGGAGAGCAGTGGTGTAACCACTGGAAACATCCCACTGATGACTCT GACCGCAGCACCAGCCCCTCAGTCCTGCGCAGTGTTGCCAGCACTTGGAAGGAGGGCCTGCTGAACAGAAAGCGGCCCTTTGTAGGCCGCTGCTGTCACTCTTGTACACCACAGAGCTGG gaGAAGCTGTTCAACCCCAGTATTCCATCTCTGGGATTGCGCAACCTCATCTACATCAATGAGACCCACACTAG acAACGGGGCTGGTTGGCACGCAGGCTTAGCTATGTGCTGTTTGTCATGGAGAGAGATGTTAACAAGGACATGTTCACCAGAAACATAGTGGACAATGTGCTCAACAACAGCAG TGTGAAGACTGCAATTGTGAATGTAGCCACAGATTTTGACACTGCAGTTATCCAGCCCGGCCAGGAGCAAAAAGCTGTGAATAAAGTGAAGCGAAAAGCCCGGGCCTTCCTCCAGGAGATGGTGGCCAACATTTCACCAGCCTTCATCAG GCTGACAGGATGGGTCCTCTTAAGGCTCTTTAATGGCTTCTTCTGGAGCATACAGATCCACAAGGGCCAGCTGGAAATGGTCAAGAAAGCTGCTACAGAG cAAAATGTGCCCATGGTTTTCCTTCCTGTTCACAAATCCCACATTGACTACCTGCTCATCACCTTAATCCTGTTTTGTCACAATATCAAAGCCCCGCACATCGCCGCTGGGAACAACCTAAGCATCCCTGTACTCAG cactcTCATCCGTAAACTGGGAGGATTCTTCATACGGCGAAAAATGGAGGAGACTGCGACTGGGAAGAAAGACATTTTGTACAGATCTCTCCTGCATGCA TACACAGAGGAGATGTTGattcagcagcagtttttgGAGATATACCTGGAGGGTACACGCTCCCGAAGCGGTAAACCTTCTGTACCACGCGCCGGCATGCTGTCAATCGTGGTAGATACAATGTGCAATGGTTCCATCTCAGATGTACTGGTTGTGCCAGTTGGCATCTCCTATGATCGCATTATTGAGGGCAACTACAATAGTGAGCAGCTG GGAAAACCCAAGAAGAATGAGAGTTGGTGGGGAATAGCATGTGGAGTGTTCAGGATGATGAGGAAGAACTATGGTTGTGTGAGAGTCGACTTCAACCAGCCCTTCTCCCTAAAG GAGTACCTGGACACCCAGAGGAGCCGTCATATCCCACCACCAGTGTCCCTGGAGCACACCTTGATGCCCACCATCATTTCTGCACA GCCTGACGCTCAGCTGTTTGAGGAACCGGAGGAGGAACAGATGAACAGAGAGCTGCCCGATGACATTTCCAGACGACAACTTATCAACAACCTCGCCAAGCATGTCCTCTTCA CGGCTAATAAATCATCAGCCATCATGTCTACTCACATTGtagcctgtctgctgctgtacagacacagacag GGGGTGGTGCTGTCCAAGCTGGTGGAGGACTTTTTCAACATGAAAGAGGAGATCCTGTCACGGGACTTTGACCTTGGCTTTTCAGGGAACTCGGAGGACGTGGTCATGCGCGCCCTACACCTCCTAGGAAACTGCGTCAATGTGACCGGCAGTGCAAATCGCAATGGAGAATTCACAATTGCACCCAGCCAGACTGTACCGGCACTTTTTGAGCTCAACTTTTACAGCAATGGCCTTTTCCATGTGTTCATTTCTGATGCAATCATTG CCTGCAGCATCCTGTCCCTGCAGCGAGAGATGGTTGTGGAATCCGATTCTGATCACCAATCTGGGGCTCCCAGTACCCTCCTGCTCAGTCAGGAAAGACTCATCCGCAAGGCTGCTGGGCTCTCCCACTTCCTTATCAATGAGGTGGCAGTGGCACCT CCCTGTCAGACTATTTACCAAGTTTTTCATGATGCAGTGACCCGGCTGATCCAGTATGGAGTTCTCTATGTAGCAGAG gaGGATCAGGAAGAACTGAGTCCTAGCCCTACAGAGGAACCTTGGCCCAAAAAGTTCCCCGAGCCCCTTTCCTGGAGAAGCGATGAGGAAGACGAGGACAGTGACTttggagaggagcagagagatcGCTACCTAAAG GTGAGCGTTTCCACAGAACACCAGGAGTTCTTCGTCTTTCTACAGCAACTGCTCAGCCCAGTACTGGAGGCGTATAGCGGGGCTGCGATCTTCATCCACAGTCTGAGCCAGCCCATGGCCGAGTCCGACTACACACAGGGGCTCTTCAGATACTTGCTCACTCgcacagagagaggagtggCTGCTTATG gtGAAAGTGCCACACATTACCTGGTTAAGAACACAGTGAGGACATTCAAAGAACTCGGG GTCctaaaggagagaagagagaacaagGTGACCACTCTGGAGCTGAGCGGTACCTTTCTACCTCAGGCCAATCGGAACAAACTCCTGCAGTACATCTTAGGTTTCGCACTGCTGTGA